In one Streptomyces marincola genomic region, the following are encoded:
- a CDS encoding dihydrolipoamide acetyltransferase family protein gives MTTTRNTPAESAESADAAAGRGAAVREFRLPDLGEGLTGAEITRWLVDVGDRVEIDQPVVEVETAKAQVEVPCPYAGTVTERFGATGAEVPVGSPLIRVAADAEPGRDPVLVGYGPRPPAPSPTAADQVAPAREEPGGGPLAGEGRERPVAVASPLLRRLARDRGIDLRRVTGSGPGGLIVRGDLEKAAEEAAEKAAGNAAEQAAEKASPKAAERAAEQAAGGGAERAAAGDPAGAAGAPAAGVRTPLRGVHAAMAERVALAQRVPAATCWLDADATELLAAKRRTELPLLALLARICVAALARHPGLNATFDPEGPAVVRHPSVHLGIAVQTDRGLLVPVVHDAHTLGTGALAAELARVTEQARAGTLPPAALGGSTFTLNNYGPLGVDGSTPLLNHPEAAMLGVGRIVRKPWEHRGRLALRHVVQLSLTFDHRVCDGGTAAGCLREAAALVEEPLLLLREV, from the coding sequence ATGACGACCACGCGGAACACACCCGCCGAGTCCGCCGAGTCCGCCGACGCCGCCGCCGGGCGGGGGGCGGCGGTGCGCGAGTTCCGGCTGCCCGACCTGGGCGAGGGCCTGACCGGGGCCGAGATCACGCGCTGGCTCGTGGACGTCGGCGACCGCGTGGAGATCGACCAGCCCGTCGTCGAGGTGGAGACGGCCAAGGCCCAGGTCGAGGTCCCGTGCCCGTACGCGGGCACCGTCACCGAACGCTTCGGCGCCACCGGCGCGGAAGTCCCCGTCGGCAGCCCGCTGATCCGGGTGGCCGCCGACGCCGAGCCCGGCCGGGACCCCGTCCTGGTCGGCTACGGACCCCGGCCCCCGGCTCCTTCCCCCACCGCCGCGGACCAGGTCGCCCCCGCGCGCGAGGAGCCGGGGGGCGGTCCGCTTGCCGGGGAGGGCCGCGAACGGCCGGTGGCCGTCGCCTCGCCGCTGCTGCGCCGCCTGGCCCGCGACCGGGGCATCGACCTGCGGCGGGTGACCGGCTCGGGACCCGGCGGGCTCATCGTGCGGGGAGACCTTGAAAAAGCAGCAGAGGAAGCGGCAGAAAAAGCAGCAGGGAATGCGGCAGAGCAGGCAGCGGAAAAGGCTTCCCCGAAGGCCGCGGAACGAGCCGCGGAGCAGGCCGCGGGCGGGGGCGCGGAACGGGCCGCCGCTGGCGACCCCGCCGGGGCGGCCGGGGCGCCCGCCGCGGGCGTGCGGACCCCGCTGCGCGGCGTGCACGCGGCGATGGCGGAACGCGTCGCCCTCGCCCAGCGCGTCCCGGCCGCGACCTGCTGGCTGGACGCCGACGCCACCGAGCTGCTCGCGGCCAAGCGGCGCACGGAACTTCCACTGCTCGCGCTGCTCGCCCGCATCTGCGTGGCCGCCCTCGCGCGCCACCCCGGGCTGAACGCCACCTTCGACCCCGAGGGACCGGCCGTCGTACGGCACCCGTCGGTGCACCTGGGCATCGCCGTGCAGACCGACCGCGGGCTGCTCGTGCCCGTGGTCCACGACGCCCACACGCTCGGCACCGGCGCACTCGCGGCCGAACTCGCCCGCGTCACCGAGCAGGCCCGCGCCGGGACGCTGCCACCCGCCGCGCTCGGCGGATCGACCTTCACCCTCAACAACTACGGCCCGCTCGGCGTCGACGGCTCCACGCCGCTGCTCAACCACCCCGAGGCGGCCATGCTCGGCGTCGGCCGCATCGTGCGCAAACCCTGGGAGCACCGGGGCCGGCTCGCGCTGCGCCACGTCGTGCAGCTCTCCCTCACCTTCGACCACCGCGTCTGCGACGGCGGCACCGCCGCCGGGTGCCTGCGCGAGGCCGCCGCCCTCGTCGAGGAGCCGCTGCTCCTGCTGCGCGAGGTCTGA
- a CDS encoding molybdopterin molybdotransferase MoeA, with translation MTDEFDDALALANGPAAAAARGAGRRGVARPRTAASPTPAPADPLAAVQDEAPAGQVRPAWESARATAYRAVRPLPPRRLPLDLALGHTLAAPLAALTDLPAFDTSAMDGWAVAGPGPWRLTAEGPGLLAGSPGTAPLTDGEAVPIATGARVPEGATAVLRAERGDVAHGRLHGASPQPGSDIRPRGQECRSGTELLPARATLTPAALGLAAAAGYDQLAVRPRPRAEVLVLGDELLFRGLPHDGRIRDALGPMTGPWLTALGAQVMVTRRLGDDAEALHEAMSTSRADVIVTTGSTAAGPMDHLRAVLSRLGAHLLVSGVAVRPGHPMLLAELPGGTPLVGLPGNPLAAVSGLLTLAEPLLRALADRPSAPQRHARLADDVRGHPEDTRLVPVELPEPGVAMPLAYAGPAMLRGIAAAAALAVIPPGGARAGDRARLLDLPAT, from the coding sequence ATGACCGACGAGTTCGACGACGCGCTCGCCCTCGCCAACGGCCCGGCCGCTGCCGCCGCCCGAGGCGCCGGACGCCGCGGCGTCGCGCGGCCGAGAACGGCCGCTTCCCCCACCCCCGCGCCCGCCGACCCGCTGGCCGCCGTCCAGGACGAGGCGCCCGCCGGGCAGGTCAGGCCCGCCTGGGAGAGCGCCAGGGCGACGGCCTACCGCGCGGTGCGCCCGCTGCCGCCGCGCCGGCTGCCCCTCGACCTCGCCCTCGGGCACACCCTCGCCGCGCCGCTGGCCGCCCTGACCGACCTCCCCGCGTTCGACACCTCCGCCATGGACGGCTGGGCGGTCGCGGGCCCCGGGCCCTGGCGGCTGACCGCGGAGGGGCCCGGCCTGCTGGCCGGCTCGCCCGGCACCGCGCCGCTCACCGACGGCGAGGCGGTGCCCATCGCCACCGGCGCCCGCGTGCCCGAGGGCGCCACCGCGGTGCTGCGAGCCGAGCGGGGGGACGTGGCGCACGGCCGCCTGCACGGCGCCAGCCCGCAGCCTGGCTCCGACATCCGCCCGCGCGGCCAGGAGTGCCGCAGCGGCACGGAGCTGCTGCCGGCCCGCGCCACTCTCACGCCCGCCGCGCTCGGCCTCGCCGCCGCGGCCGGCTACGACCAACTGGCCGTCCGGCCGCGCCCGCGCGCCGAAGTGCTCGTCCTCGGCGACGAACTCCTGTTCCGCGGGCTGCCGCACGACGGCCGCATCAGGGATGCCCTGGGCCCGATGACCGGCCCCTGGCTGACCGCGCTCGGCGCCCAGGTGATGGTGACCCGCAGGCTCGGCGACGACGCCGAGGCCCTGCACGAGGCGATGAGCACCAGCCGCGCCGATGTCATCGTCACCACCGGGTCGACCGCCGCCGGCCCCATGGACCACCTGCGCGCCGTCCTGTCCCGCCTCGGCGCGCACCTCCTCGTGAGCGGCGTCGCCGTCCGCCCAGGACACCCCATGCTGCTCGCCGAACTGCCGGGCGGCACCCCGCTGGTCGGCCTCCCCGGCAACCCGCTCGCCGCCGTCTCCGGCCTGCTGACCCTGGCCGAACCGCTGCTGCGCGCGCTCGCCGACCGCCCGTCCGCCCCGCAGCGGCACGCGCGGCTGGCCGACGACGTCCGCGGCCACCCAGAGGACACCCGCCTCGTCCCCGTCGAGCTGCCCGAGCCGGGCGTGGCCATGCCGCTCGCCTACGCGGGCCCGGCGATGCTGCGCGGCATCGCCGCCGCCGCCGCGCTCGCGGTGATCCCGCCGGGCGGCGCCCGGGCCGGGGACCGGGCCCGCCTCCTCGACCTGCCGGCGACATGA
- a CDS encoding NTP transferase domain-containing protein — protein sequence MASYDAVVLAGGAARRLGGADKPAVRVGARSLLDRVLAACPDAAATVVVGPRRPTARPVVWAREDPPGGGPLAALHAGLRHTRHPLVAVFAADLPFLTTGTVHRLLAVPEGADGALLHDAEGQDQPLTAVYRAEPLRRELALLASEFGTLAGLPLKLLLSGLTLGRLPSPGDLDCDTWADIATARARIRDDGNVLDEWIAAVKTELGIDPDVDTTALLDAARDAAHGVARPAAPLTTFLIGYAAALHGMSPVEAARKVTALAGTWQQEQQEEPGR from the coding sequence ATGGCTTCCTACGATGCCGTGGTACTCGCCGGCGGCGCGGCCCGCCGCCTCGGCGGGGCGGACAAACCGGCCGTCCGGGTCGGCGCCCGCTCCCTGCTCGACCGCGTGCTCGCCGCCTGCCCCGACGCCGCCGCCACCGTCGTCGTCGGGCCGCGCCGCCCCACCGCGCGACCCGTCGTGTGGGCGCGCGAGGACCCGCCGGGCGGGGGGCCGCTCGCGGCCCTGCACGCCGGACTTCGGCACACGCGGCACCCGCTGGTCGCGGTGTTCGCCGCCGACCTGCCGTTCCTGACCACCGGAACCGTCCACCGCCTGCTCGCCGTGCCCGAGGGTGCCGACGGCGCGTTGCTGCACGACGCCGAGGGCCAGGACCAGCCCCTCACCGCTGTCTACAGGGCCGAGCCGCTGCGCCGTGAACTGGCGCTGCTGGCATCCGAGTTCGGAACGCTCGCCGGGCTGCCGCTCAAGCTCCTGCTGTCCGGCCTCACTCTCGGCCGCCTGCCCTCGCCCGGCGATCTGGACTGCGACACCTGGGCGGACATCGCCACGGCGCGCGCCAGGATCAGGGACGATGGGAACGTGCTCGACGAATGGATCGCCGCGGTCAAGACCGAACTCGGCATCGACCCCGATGTGGACACCACCGCGCTGCTCGACGCCGCCAGGGACGCCGCACACGGCGTGGCCCGCCCGGCGGCCCCGCTGACCACGTTCCTCATCGGGTACGCGGCGGCCCTGCACGGGATGTCGCCCGTCGAGGCGGCACGCAAGGTCACCGCGCTCGCCGGAACCTGGCAGCAGGAGCAGCAGGAGGAGCCAGGGAGATGA
- a CDS encoding potassium channel family protein, translating into MRLPTPGGRRDEDDDDSSHALGVNLPRGVAGPLVQVIRRLCMALVVLLTAVVLVWADRGGYTDNHDGHVGFIDVLYYVTVSLSTTGYGDVVPASDGARLITTFLITPLRVLFLIILVGTTLEVLTERTRDQWRLAHWRKTLRDHTVIVGFGTKGRSAAETLMSAGLGQDRIVVVDPNAAVVEQANAEGYAGVVGDATRSSVLTRARVGRARQVVIATQRDDTAVLVALTVKQLSASVRIVASVREEENVPLLKQSGADSVITSASAVGRLLGLSMISPNSGAVMDDLIQHGQGLSLRERPVTKAEAGRSPRECEDLVVAVIRGHRRIGFDEPEAQRLELTDRVVVIHRVRPDESKAIEEKRDKERGPGSWRIPRR; encoded by the coding sequence ATGAGACTGCCCACCCCCGGGGGGCGCAGGGACGAGGACGACGACGACAGCAGTCACGCGCTCGGCGTCAACCTGCCGCGCGGCGTGGCGGGGCCGCTGGTCCAGGTCATCCGCCGGCTGTGCATGGCCCTGGTCGTGCTGCTCACGGCCGTCGTCCTGGTCTGGGCCGATCGCGGCGGCTACACCGACAACCATGACGGCCACGTCGGGTTCATCGACGTGCTCTACTACGTCACCGTCTCCCTGTCGACCACGGGCTACGGCGATGTCGTCCCGGCGTCCGACGGCGCCAGACTCATCACCACCTTCCTGATCACACCGCTCCGTGTGCTGTTCCTGATCATCCTGGTCGGCACCACACTCGAAGTGCTGACCGAGCGCACCCGCGACCAGTGGCGGCTGGCTCACTGGAGGAAGACCTTGCGCGACCACACCGTCATCGTCGGCTTCGGCACCAAGGGCAGGTCCGCGGCGGAAACGCTGATGAGCGCCGGCCTCGGCCAGGACCGCATCGTCGTCGTCGACCCGAACGCCGCCGTCGTCGAACAGGCCAACGCCGAGGGCTATGCCGGCGTCGTCGGCGACGCGACCCGCAGCAGTGTGCTGACCCGGGCCCGAGTGGGCCGCGCCCGGCAGGTCGTCATCGCCACCCAGCGCGACGACACCGCCGTGCTCGTGGCGCTGACGGTCAAGCAGCTGAGCGCGTCGGTGCGCATCGTCGCCTCGGTGCGCGAGGAGGAGAACGTGCCGCTGCTGAAGCAGTCCGGCGCGGACTCCGTCATCACGAGCGCGAGCGCCGTCGGCCGGCTTCTCGGGCTGTCGATGATCAGTCCCAACTCGGGCGCGGTGATGGACGACCTGATCCAGCACGGCCAGGGCCTGAGCCTGCGCGAACGCCCGGTCACCAAGGCGGAGGCCGGGCGCTCCCCGCGTGAGTGCGAGGACTTGGTCGTCGCCGTGATACGGGGTCACCGCCGCATCGGCTTCGACGAACCCGAGGCGCAGCGGCTTGAGCTGACCGACCGGGTCGTGGTCATCCACCGGGTCAGGCCGGACGAGAGCAAGGCCATCGAGGAGAAGCGCGACAAGGAACGCGGCCCCGGCTCCTGGCGCATCCCCCGCCGCTGA
- a CDS encoding alpha-ketoacid dehydrogenase subunit beta — MARALNRALRDALADDPDVHLLGEDIGALGGVFRVTDGLTAEFGEDRCTDTPLAEAGILGTATGMAMYGLRPVVEMQFDAFAYPAFEQLVSHVSRMRNRTRGALPLPLTVRVPYGGGIGGVEHHSDSSETYYMATPGLHVVTPATVADAYGLLRQAIASDDPVIFLEPKRLYWSKGELAPGGGAVEPFGRAVVRRAGADATLITYGPALPVCLEAAEAARARGLDVGVLDLRTLVPFDDETVCAEVRRTGRAVVVHEAAGFAGPGAEIAARVSERCFHHLRAPVLRVTGLDIPYPPPLLEHHHLPDAARVLDAVARLQWDLV; from the coding sequence ATGGCGCGGGCCCTGAACCGCGCGCTGCGCGACGCGCTCGCCGACGACCCGGACGTGCACCTGCTCGGTGAGGACATCGGCGCGCTCGGCGGGGTGTTCCGCGTCACCGACGGGCTGACCGCCGAGTTCGGCGAGGACCGCTGCACCGACACACCGCTCGCCGAGGCGGGCATCCTCGGCACGGCGACCGGGATGGCGATGTACGGGCTGCGGCCGGTGGTGGAGATGCAGTTCGACGCGTTCGCCTACCCGGCGTTCGAGCAACTGGTCTCGCACGTCTCCCGGATGCGCAACCGCACCCGGGGCGCGCTGCCGCTGCCGCTGACCGTGCGCGTTCCCTACGGCGGCGGCATCGGGGGCGTGGAGCACCACAGCGACTCGTCCGAGACGTACTACATGGCCACGCCGGGCCTGCACGTCGTGACCCCGGCGACCGTCGCGGACGCCTACGGGCTGCTGCGGCAGGCCATCGCGTCCGACGACCCGGTGATCTTCCTCGAACCCAAGCGCCTCTACTGGTCCAAGGGCGAACTGGCCCCCGGCGGCGGCGCGGTGGAGCCGTTCGGACGGGCCGTGGTCCGCCGCGCGGGCGCGGACGCCACCCTCATCACCTACGGACCTGCCCTGCCGGTGTGCCTTGAGGCGGCGGAGGCGGCCCGTGCGCGCGGCCTCGACGTGGGCGTGCTCGACCTGCGCACCCTCGTGCCGTTCGACGACGAGACGGTCTGCGCCGAGGTGCGCCGCACCGGGCGAGCGGTGGTGGTGCACGAGGCCGCCGGGTTCGCCGGTCCCGGGGCCGAAATCGCCGCCCGGGTCTCGGAACGCTGCTTCCACCACCTGCGCGCGCCCGTGCTGCGCGTCACCGGCCTCGACATCCCGTATCCGCCGCCGCTGCTCGAACACCACCACCTGCCCGACGCGGCCCGCGTCCTCGACGCGGTCGCCCGCCTCCAGTGGGACCTCGTATGA